TGATGGCTTAGGCATACGCTTTGCTTAGCGAGTGGCATGATTGATGACCTCATGCAGCGTGAAAATTATGTCCTAGCGAAAAAGCTACTGGATGTTTCTCACGCCAAGCAAAACGCGATCGCCAGCAACCTCGCCAATGTAGAGACGCCGGGATACAAGCGTATCGACATCCAAAGTGATTTCGAAGCCAACCTCCGCAAAGCCGCCAGCAGCAACGATGTGTCGGAGATCAGCAATCTCCAATTCCGCACTGTTACGGACCTCAGCACTCCCAGCGTGAGAGCGGACGGCAACAATGTGCAGATCGATCAGGAAATGCTGCGAATGCAGAAAAATGCCATCCAGTACGAATTTTTGGCCAACTATACCTCCACTTCGCTCAGCCGCCTTAAGACCGCCATTTCCGGCAGAGTGTAGACGAACCGCATTTAGATAGGAACGCACCATGAATATAATGCCAGGCATCGACTCGACGGCTTCCGCTCTACAGGCGGAAAAGCTGCGGATGGACATTATCGGTCAGAACATCGCCAACGCCCACACGACCCGCGGCCCGGACGGGCAACCCTACAAGCGGCAAACGGTTCAATTCGAGGCGAAGCTACTGGAGTTGGGGCGTGACCAAAACGGAAACATGCAGACCGCACAGGGCGTCAACGTACGCGCCGTCGGTACTGACGAAAGCGCTGGCCCACTGGTCTATAACCCAGGTCACCCGGATGCGGACGAAAAGGGGATGGTGCGACTTCCCAACGTAAACCTCACCCACGAAATGGTGGACCTCATCTCCGCTTCACGTTCCTACGAAGCGAATCTTCAAGTCGTGCGCACCTCGCGACAGATGGCTCAGCAAGCACTCCGTATAGGCAAAGCCTAATCGCCACACTTTCCTATAATCCTATTTCACTCTTAAGCGCCACCCACCCATGATCGACTCAGTTTCAAATCTCTCAGCGCAACAACTCTTCACCTCCAACCCGCTCCAAAAGACGGGCAAGCTTAACAGCGTAGAGTTCCCATCCCAAACCGAGAAGCTCGGGAAAACGAATGGGGAAAACTCTTTCGAAAACGTTGTCAGCAAGTTTATCGGAGAGGTCGACTCCAAGCATAAGGTTGCGGTCGAAGAGACCAACAAGATGCTGCTCGGCGAGACCGATAACGTTCACCAATCGATGATCGCCATGCAGGAGGCTGGAGTCGCCTTCAACATGATGGTCGAGGTCAGAAACAAGCTCGTTCAGTCCTATCAAGAACTGATGAGGATGCCAGTGTAGTTATAATTAGGGTACTGAAACAGTAACTACAATGGGAAATCAATTTAAGGAAATTTGGCAATCGCTGGGAGCGAATCAGAGGATCTCGCTCATACTGGCCTCCGGGCTCGTACTGCTCTCCATGATCGGCATGATGATCTGGGCAGCTCAGCCGGATATGCAACTTTTGTACGGCAAGCTCTCCCCTGAGGAAGCGGGTAAGATTGTCGCCAAGCTCGAACAAAAGGGTATCGGCTTCGAGACTGGATCTGGTGGGAACTCCATTTATGTGGAGGCATCTCAGGTGCATCGCATTCGCATGGAGCTTGCCACCGAAGGTATCCCAGCCGGTGGAAGTGGCCCGGGCTTTGAGTTGTTCGACGAAGGCAGCTTTGGTATCAGCGACTTTGTTCAGAGGACAAATTTCCTTCGCGCTATTCAAGGCGAGCTATCGCGCACCATCTCTCAATTTAATGGGGTCGAATCCGCTCGGGTAATGGTAGTGATGCCAGAGAACAGACTGCTATCCCGCAGCGAAGGCCAGGATCGCCCGACTGCTTCCGTTTTTGTTGGCGGCGGTGGACTTAGCACCAGCACTGTTAACTCGATCCGTCATCTGGTGGCGAATGCGATCCAACGACTCGACGTCAACGATGTGGTAGTCGTCGATAGCCAAGGCAATGTATTGAGCGAAGAACTACGGTCTGACGGACTCGGAGGCGGAATGAGCAACGACGTCATGAAGTACCGTAAGCAGATGGAAAGCTATTTCACCAATAAGGTGCAGTCCATGCTCGATCGCGTTCTCGGTCCGAACCAGTCCGAAGTCCGTGTCGCGGTCGACATCGAAACTGCCGCGGTTCAAACCACAGAAAAAATCTTTGATCCAGAAAGTCAGGTCGCCCGCTCTAGTACCTTTGACGAAGACTCAATGACCGAGCGTGAGACTAGCGGTGAAAGCTCGAACACCGCTGCAGGCGTCGCCTCCAATACTCCCGCTGCAGGTGGAGCAGGAGGCAACAAGGTCTCCTCATTGAAGGAGCGTGAGGACAAAAACAAGGTTCGTTCGGAGCAGTACGAAATCAATGAACGTATCGTGAGTAGCGTTCAGAATCCCGGTTCCATTAAGCGGCTCACTGCTTCGTTGGTAGTCGCCAAGCGAATGGAAGATGTCGGCGGTCAGCTCAACTTGGTCGAACGCACTCCTGAGGAAATTGCGGAATTGACGGATATCGTTCTAACCGCCCTGGGAATCCAATTGGCCCCTGGGCAAGCGGCTACGGATTTCGTAACAGTAAAGGAAATGGCGTTCGCTGCGGATCCTTTCCAAGACCATGGCGATCTCCTGAAGGACGATGCCAATATGCAGCGTTACATAGAACTTGGTAAAAGTGGTGTCGGCGCGGTCTTGGGAATCGGAGTCATCCTATTCTTCATGCAGATGTTGAAACGCTATAAGCCGGAAAAGATCTCCATGGAGGTCTTGCAGCCGGATCAAATGCTGCAGACCCGTAAGATGGAGGACTCAAGCGTGGTTACTCCGGAGATGCTCAACGAACTAATCCGTCAGAAGCCGGCGAACATCGGAGTTTCCCTGCGCGAATGGATTGGGGACGAGGTTGCTAAGAAGTAATTGCTATGGCTACGGAATATAAGAGTTTATCACGTATCCAGAGATTGGCCACGTTTTTGGTGGTAATCGGACCAGAGGCGGCTGCGCACGTCCTGAAGGAATTCGATGACGATGCAATCGAGCTGATCTGTAAAGAGATGACGAACATCTCCGCTATCGAAGAGGATACCCAAAAAGCTACCGTCGAAGAGTTCTCCCAGTTTATTCTCAGCAGTTACGGATCGCTTCTGGGTGGCCCGCTCTACACGAAAAAAGCATTGGAAATCGCGAAAGGTGATTTCAAGGCGACCAGTATTTTGGAGCGTATCGCTCCGACCAGCAACTCTGCCGAGGTCATCAAGGAAATCGAGCAGATGGAGCCGCGTCAGATCTTCAATATGATCAAGACTGAGCAGGCTCAGACCATAGCCTTTGTGCTTTCCTACCTCGAAAGAGATAAGGCAGGTCCGATATTGGGTATGTTTAATCACGAAGTCCGCGAGGAAGTGATCGAACGTCTCGGCATAATGGAGCCAACCTCTCTTGAGTTGATCAACAAGGTAGCAAATTCGCTTTCCAAGAATTTGGATACAAAGCAAAAGACTACGCTCAACAAGAGTGGCGGCATTCGCATGGTGGCAGATTTGCTCAACACCTTGGAAAAAGAGGACAGCAAGTCGATCCTCGCCAATATCGAAGAACGCAATCCAGCTCTCGGAGCGGAGATCCGCAAGAAGATGTTCAGCTTCGAAGATCTCTCCCGCCTGGAGCTTCCAGACCTGCAACGCATCATGCGCGAGGTGGATTCCGGAGACCTTATCATCGCCCTCAAGTCTGCCACAGAGTCGCTACGCGACGCTGTTATGGAGGCGGTTTCCAAGCGTGCGGCGGATACCTTGAAGGAAGAGCTCGAAATGATGGGACCGGTCAAGTTGACGGAAGTCGAAGCGGCCCAGGAACGCGTGATCCAAGTGGTCCGCAGACTAGAAGAACAAGAGGAGATCAGTCTCGATGGTGGCGGCCAAACAGTCTAATAGTCACAAACTGGTCCTGGAGAGCAACTTGGTTGCACTCTCTGTATCCTATGACGGTGCTGAGCGAATCGACGCCGCATCGCATCAAGCGAAGGTGGAATCGTCGTACAAGAGTGGATACGAGGATGCCAGCACGCAGTACAACCAGAAGATCGTAGATTTTCGGGCGGAGATTAACAGCATGAGAGAGGGGATGTTCTCCCAGCTCGAAGATAAGTTTCGCGGCCTTGTTTCTGAGGCGAGGGAAGCCTTGATGACTTTGACCTATGAATGCGTTACTCAAACGCTCGGCGGCTTCGAAATGACGCCAGAAGCAGTGGAAAAGGTAGTCGAGGGTATCGTCGCCGAAGCGGGCTTGGACGATGAACGTATGGAAGTCCGCTTGCATTCTCAGGATATCGCTCTTCTCGATGATTTGGACCACGACTTGCGAAACAAGCATCCGGGGCTGGTGTTCGTGGCCGACGATATGCTCGGTCGGGGAGATTGTATTCTTTCTAGCCGTTTCGGTAAGATAGATGGAACTTTGGAAAATAAGTTCGCGAAGCTGAAGGAGAGCTTACGTCCACATGAATAGGCTTTTGCCAGATTGGGCTGCCGACATCGGTTCTCGTGTTGGGGCTCTGGAAACGCACAGCCACTTAGGAAAGGTGGCCCAGGTTACCGGACTGATCGTAGAGTCTGAGGGGCCGCAGGCTAGCTTAGGCGAGGTTTGCGAGATCAGCTCTCCAGGGACTTCGGTAAAGGTTTACGCGGAGGTGGTAGGCTTCCGTGAACAACGTATTTTGCTCATGCCTTTGGGTGATGTCGCTGGGGTTCACCCGGGCTGCGACGTGAAGCTAAGCTCAGGGTTCAACAAGATCCCTGCAGGCAATGAAGTTTTAGGTAGAGTCGTCGATGGCATGGGCCGGCCGATAGATGGGCTTGGCTCTATGCACTATCAGACTCCCGGAGCTGCGACTGGCAAGGTGCCAAATCCTCTCCTTCGCAAGCGTATCACGGAACCCTTTAACACGGGAGTGAAGGCGATCGATCTTTTCGCTCCAGTAGGCGAAGGACAGCGTATGGGTGTTTTTGCCGGATCGGGAGTTGGTAAATCGACGTTGCTCGGCATGCTCGCTCGCGGGTCTTCTGCAGATGTTAACGTGATCGCCCTGGTGGGTGAACGTGGTCGTGAACTGAGAGAGTTTATCGAGAAGGATCTCGGACCAGAGGGCATGGCTCGCACAGTCGTAGTTGTGGCAACCTCCGACCAGTCTGCACCAATGCGTTTGCGAGCGGCTAATATGGCAACCAGCATAGCGGAGAATTTTCGCGACGCGGGAAAACGCGTTTTGTTTCTGATGGATTCCGTGACGCGATATGCCATGGCTCAACGCGAGGTTGGTCTTGCTGTGGGAGAGCCTCCTGCCAGCCGCGGTTATACGCCATCGGTTTTTTCTACTTTGCCTAGGCTTCTGGAACGCTCCGGTAATTCAGACCGCGGTACTATCACAGCTTTCTACACAGTTTTGGTTGAGGGTGATGATCTCAACGAACCCATAGCTGACGCTGTGCGCGGTATTTTGGACGGGCACATTGTCCTCTCCCGTGCCCTCGCCACTTCAAACCATTTTCCCGCCATCGATGTACTGGAAAGCATCAGCCGTCTCCGGAACGATATTTCGACGGAGGATGAATTGGCGACGGTGGGGCTGGCTCGCGACTATCTAGCTTTGTACCGGAAAAACGAGGACATCGTTAACTTGGGAGCTTACGTTCGAGGAGCAAATGCCAAGATAGATTCAGCGATTGTAGCGAATGGTCGCGTTATGGAGTTCCTAAAGCAGAGCTATAGCGAAACTGTAGCTCGGGAAGAGAGCTACCAAAAACTGGGAGAACTGATTAGATGAAAAAGTTCACTTTCAGTTTAGATTCTCTCCTGAATTTGCGAGAGTTGGAGGAACAAAACGCGAAAGCCGCTTTGGCTCGTGAAAACGCATTTGTTGAGCAAATTACGATGCGTATTCAGGAATTGGAATCATTGGTAGAGGGCGCTTACGGATCCTGGGATGGCCAGGCTGGTCGTAAATTCAATTCGATGGACCGGATGGGTCTCAGCGCACAGATTGCGGACCTTCAAAAAACAGCAGGAGAAGCTCGCAGTGCTCTCGCTGCCGCCAAGACAAAAAGGGCTAAGGCTATGAAGAGTCTGCAGGATGCTACACGTAACCGAAAAGTGGTTACGAACCTGAAGGAAAAGCGATTTAAGGAGTATACGGCAGAAGTCTTAAAACAAGAGGCAAACGAAATAGAGGATGTCTTTAACGCGCGAAGGAGCGCTCGATAACTATTATGCAAATGCTATCAAAACCACTGGTCCTTGCGGTACTTGCACTCGTCCTGATGCTGGGAACGCAATTCGTCGCTCTCAAAATGTCCTGGAAAGAACTATTCCCAGAACCAGAGAGGAAGGCAACCGTCGTAACGCGTGAAGAGCCGGAACCTTTTGAATGGGGATTTGCATCCGATTTCATCAACCAACTCGAGGAAGAGCTTCAGGGACGTATCGCCGCTTTGGATGCGCGTGAGGAAGAGCTTGTAGCCTACGAGGCCCGTTTAGAATCGGACAGGGCTGAGATCGAAGAAATTAAAAAGGAAGTAGAAACGATGCGTGAGCATCTGCTCGAAGGTGTGGTGAAGCTTGAATCTGACGAAACGGAGAATCTCAAGCGTCTATCCAAGACCTATTCGACTTTAACTCCAGATGCGACGGTCAGTATTTTTCGGGAGCTAGACGACTCCACGGTAGTTAAGATATTGTTCTTCATGAAAGCCGACACGGTGGGGGCCATCCTTCAGGAAATGGCCACTGCTAACGGTGGGGTCGCCGAGGAAGTTCGGCGCGCTGCCAAGATATCCGATATGCTCCGACTCTTTACGGACAACTCCAAAGATAATCTTCAACAAACATAATTATGCCAATAGAGCCTAGCAGCGTATCCACTCAGAAGGTACGCGAAGTTGAGACGTCGTCCGCAAAGTTAAATTTGTGGGCTTCGATGCAAGGAAGCTCTACAGGAGGCAAGGACAGCCCCGCCGCCAGCAATTGGGAAGACGCTATCGTCGATGCCCAGAAGCTTTACGATTCGCCCGCGAGCGAGTCAGAGCAGGAAGAAGACGCCAGCCCCAGCGATTCGTCTTCTGTGAGTGCCTTAATGACGAGTTTCTCCGGATCGGGTGAATTGGTCCCAGGTTTTGCAAGCAGGGGATTCGGTTCTTTCAGTTTCGGCTCAGTCGGTAGCGATGCGTTTGGCGCAGTTTCGAGTTCTCGCAACACGCCGAGCGAGGATTTGTCGCAGAGCAGCTCATTGAGCGACTTCAAACAGTTGGAAACGAAGGATACGGATTCGGCGAGCGTCATTGCCCGCAGTGACGAATCAGTTACTGATCCGAACGCAGAACTTGAGTCCGACGAAAGCGAGGAGGGCGGATCTGAAAAGAAATCGAGCGGTCCGACCTTGGCTGCAAATGCTACAAGACCGACTATGGCTGCCCCGGTTGTGGCCAGCCCGCTTGCTCAAGTTCAGGCGCCAGCTAGCGATGTGAATTCGGTTGAGGCTCCACCAGCCGCAAGTGTGGCGACTACTGTTTCTGCGCAGCCGACGCAGGTCGTCACCGAACAAGCGCCTTCGGCCACCGCAGCAACATCGACTCCGAATTCAGTAACAGAGCCCGTGGCGACTGCGGCACCTGTAATTGCGACCGAGCAATCTCCGAAATTGGATACGCAAACGAAGACCTCTAGTTCTACGCCGGCTGAAAAGCTAACTTCCAATCAGACTCCGACAAGCAAGCCGGCTGTAGAAAGCGTTACCGCTGTTTCGGACCAGTCACTGCAAAAGCCTCTTGTGGCTTCGACCGTAGAGCAGGGCCAAGGCAATAAGATCACCCCAGAAAAGAATCAAGCGGCCGTGGCTCAGGCTCCTGTCGCGCAAAAGGAAGTAACTGCAAATGTTGATACGCCTGCTAATCCAGTTTCTGAAACACCTGTTCAGTCCAAGTCCGCTACAGGGCAACCGGCAACTGAGAAAGTCGCTGCAAACGATGGACTTGGTTTCGATGTGTCAAAAGCCAAAGAGACTATCTCTGACGCAATTGGAAAAGTAGCGACGGATTCCGCTAAACGTTCACAGCCGACGGCGACGACTAGCCAGTCGGCAACGAGCAACTCAGTCGCGACTGCATCCGAAAATGCCTCGACTGCGGCCCGGCCTAGCCTAGGCGAGACGACAAGTTCGAAGCAGGCTGAAAGCGGGGCCACTACGGAATCAAAAGATTTCGCCACGCAGGATGCAGCTAAGCGTGAAAGCGCCGCCGTGGCCGCTCAACGGGTAACGTCCTCGAGAAACGCAGCAACGGAAGCTTCTGGGCAAGCTCGGACAACCAGCCAGATAGCCGAAACTGCGCAAGCGGAAACAAAGTTAGCTCAAGCGGGGAATGTCGCAGCAGCTACCAGCCAGGCTTCGCGAGATGCGTCCGCAGTAGCGGCGACTCGAAGCACGGTCTCCACGCAGGGCAAAGCCAATGCGGCAAGCTCGAGTGGAACAACTCAGAGCGGCGTAAGCGGAGTGTCAGCAAGTCAGTCAATGGCTTCGGGAATGAATACTCAAAACGCTGGCCAGAGTGGTTCGCAAAGTCAGGGTGAAGGAGATCCCGCGGCCAAGCAGGATTTCAATACTGCTCTCAAGCAAAGCCTGGGAGCCAAGACAGCTGACAAGTCCGCTGGGGAAAACGGCCAATCTTTTGATGCCAAGGTAGACGCGGCGACAGCAAGCCGCCGTAGCGAGGCAGCATCCAAGTCGCAGCAGACTTCGTACGTCAGCAAAACGGCGGCTGAAGTTAAGGAAGTTGTCGCGACTTTGACGAAGAGCATTGACCGTCTTGTTACGGACAAGTCTGGCGCCATGAATCTCAAGATCAACTTCGAGGGAGGCGGTAGCGTAAACTTGCGAGTCAAGATGGAAGGCGGACAGGTCAGCACCCAAATGCAGACTGACGTCGTCGGTCTAGAGGCTGCGATTAAGGCTAATTGGAGCGAGCTGTCCAACGATTGGAATCAAAAGGGCGTCAAGCTGAACACGCCGCAGTTCCAAAATTCCGAATCCGGGAAGGATTCTAGCTTCGAAAGTCTAGACCAGTTTGCGAGCCGCCAAGAGCGTCAGTCATCGGCGGGTGAAAGCGGAAGCCGCCAAAATCGAGGAAGCTTCAACAGTGGTGGCAGCTTTACAGGCAGTGCCGGCCAAAGTAGCGAAACCGAGCAAAACGCTCCGGCCAGCGAAGTTGCGAGTCAAGCCGCTGTTTCCGACAAGGAGCTCAAAACCTACGCATAACGTCACTATTTTCGAACACGCGTACATTGTTCGAGACTGGAGCGGAGATCCCAAACGGGGTCTCCGTTTCTCTTTGTACGCCAGCTTGTAGCAGGAGGATGGGACAGAGTTTCCTAGTGGCGCGGCAGTTCTTGCCGGTCGAAACAAAACGTAGAGAGCGGAAGAAAAATAAACTTTTAAGTTATTGGTATACAGAAAGATAGAATTTGTGGAATTAGGTTGGCATCGCGGTTGCTTAGAGATGGCAGTCAAAGACGTACGCGACCGACTAGAACACGATATCGACCCAGATCAACCAATGACAACTGAAGCAATCAGTACCGCTCAAAGCCTTGCGAATGTGACCTCGACGAGTTCGACCAGCTCAACGGAGGAGAGGCTGGAGACGGAGTCGCTAGGGCAGGATGAGTTTTTCCAGCTGCTCACGACACAACTTGCATCGCAGGATCCTCTCGAACCGATGGAGGACACTGCATTTATCGCCCAGATGGCTGCGTTCAGCCAGCTTGAGATGACATCGGAGATGGCGGAGAGCTTCGCCAGCTTCAACGAGACCCAAGCGTTTGCCTCCGCCCAGGGCCTTCTTGGCAAGACAGTGTCCTTCTCCAGCGGAGAAACGGGAGAGGTCACCTCTGTGGAGCGTCAGAACGATGAGACACTCTTATTCCTAGATGGATCCAATAGCAACGGCTTGACCGTTGATGGTGTCTACAAGGTCGAAGGAGGAGTCACCGTGACCAGTTCTGCCCAGCTGACTCAAGACGAGGGCTGATCGCATTTTAACCAACCACTTTCCAAACAGTAACCATTTCCAAACACATTAATTAATCATGGCATTCGGAGCACTCAGCAGCGGAATCAGCGCCCTCAACAGTTTCTCAAAAGGAATGGAGGTCATCGGTAACAACATCGCGAATGTTAACACCGTCTCGTTCAAGTCTTCGCGAATCAAGTATTCGGAGACCTTTAACCAAGTACTCAAGCAGTCGGCCCCATCCCCAACCAGTGGAGACCAGTCAAATGTACAGGCATCACAGGTGGGCTTGGGTGTACAGGTAGAGGGTATCGTTGGACAGTTCACCCAAGGCGGACTCTCCTCGACCAGCCAGCTAACCGACTTGGCAATATCTGGAGAAGGCTTCTTTCTCGTAGAAGATCCTAAAGATTCTACCACCCAGTTTGCGACTCGTGGCGGCGACTTTCGCATCGATGACCAAGGATACCTCGTGACCAGTGGCGGTATGCGAGTGCAGGGCCTCACCGGTGGTTCCATCGGCTTCGAAGTGGACGTGGGCGAGGACGGCAGCTGGAGCTTCGTGCCAAATGAGGACACTCAGTCCGGTACTGTGGCTCCCAGCACCTACGGCGATATTCGTCTCGACTATGACAAGGGCGAGGCAGAGGTCGTTAACTCCAAGCACTTGGCCGGCACTCTGACACGCAATTCCGTCATGTATACCAATGATTTGATCGGTACCAATGCAGCGGGAGAATCCACTTGGGGCGCGGCGACAGTCGTAGATGGCCTGATAGACATGGACTCCGTCAGCTACGGAGGAGATGGAGTGGATGGAGATCCGCACCGCGTTGGTAATTTTGTTTACACGCTCGATACTGACGGCAACGCGACGGCAATCGAGGGGGTCACGGGTTGGCACGCCTTCATGGAGGAGGCCGTGGCCAACTTGAAAACGCTTCGCAACGTTAGTAACGAAGGCAACACCACTGGAATAATAACCGACTCCATGATCGAGCAAGCGGTGAGCACGGACTTCTTCGCCATCATGTTTCCAGAGGCTGCGGCTAGTGACGCGACCACTTTCGGGGTGCCAACTGCTACGGATTCCTCTCCCGCCTTCACTGGTTCGGCCGTGCAAGATTTACTTATGGGCGGCAGCCTAACCTGGGACGACACCATTAATCCCCAGGACACGATTGACGCGATCATGGCGACTTTCCCCGAGAATTTGACCGAGGCCAAGACACTCATATCCGCAGTAAGAGCCGAGAATACTCCCGAATTGAGCCGTTTCTCTGTCGATGACCAAGGCTCGATCGTTTACTTTCTAAACAACGGTGACAGCTTCACCCGAGGTCAGATCCAACTCGTCGATTTCAACGATAAGACCGCTCTGATCCGTGAAGGGCAAAACCTCTATAGTGGTTTTGGAGCTGCGGGTCTTAAGCAGGCCCAAGACGGAAATGTGGACAACATGCAAGAGGCCGGTTCGAACGGTCTTGGCGTGATCAAGCAGGGGGCACTCGAGCTCTCGAACGTGGATCTCACCAACGAGTTCGCGAACATGATCACGACCCAGCGTGGCTTCCAGGCCGGCTCCCGCATTATCACCGTATCCGATGACATTCTTCAGGAAGTCGTAAACCTGAAGCGATAACCGACCACTAGGGTAACCTAGCCTAAAATAAGTAGTAACAACCCCAAAGACTGAATAAAATGGCAGAAGAACAAGAAGCTTCAGAAGCCCCTAAACAGTCCGCGAAGGGTGGAGGAGGTAGCGGGATGATTCCCGCCCTCCTCGTCATCGTGCTCATGCCGGTGATCTCGTTCGCGATGTTTAAGTTTATGATCATTCCCATGATCAAGGCAGAGCTCCCAGAGCCTGGTGCCGAGGCGCCGATTACGGCTGAAGACCTCGAGATCACGGTGGACGATTCGCACACTGAATACAAAGTGTCTTTCGAGCCCGTCGTAACCAACGTGAAGGGCACCAGCCAGACCCGTTTTATCCAAGCGGTTTTCACGGTCTACGGGACACATCCGGACTTCGAAACCATGATCGATGAGAAGAAGGACCGCCTTCGGGACCACGCAGATAGCGTTTTGGGTAATTTGACCCTCGCTGACCTCGAGCGTCGCGAAATGAAAAACATCGTGCGAAATCAACTGCGCGAAGGGTTCAACCACAAGATCGGCAAGCCGATCGTGGAAGATATCTCCTTCTCCCAATTCGTGGTCCAATAGGAACGCTTACCGACACAGACTCTTATGGCTGACGAAGAACAGGAAGAAGGCGAACTGCTAAACCAAACCGACATCGACGCTCTTATCCAAGAGGCGATGGAGGAACCAGAGGAGATCATCTATGATCCTGAAGGTAACAAGGTTAAGACTCCCAAGGGTACCCGTATCGAGCCTTACGACTTCCGCAATCCGATCTTTTTGACAGAAGTCGAATTGCGGCGCGTGCGCATCCGCCACGAGGAGTT
This region of Pelagicoccus albus genomic DNA includes:
- a CDS encoding flagellar hook-basal body complex protein, giving the protein MAFGALSSGISALNSFSKGMEVIGNNIANVNTVSFKSSRIKYSETFNQVLKQSAPSPTSGDQSNVQASQVGLGVQVEGIVGQFTQGGLSSTSQLTDLAISGEGFFLVEDPKDSTTQFATRGGDFRIDDQGYLVTSGGMRVQGLTGGSIGFEVDVGEDGSWSFVPNEDTQSGTVAPSTYGDIRLDYDKGEAEVVNSKHLAGTLTRNSVMYTNDLIGTNAAGESTWGAATVVDGLIDMDSVSYGGDGVDGDPHRVGNFVYTLDTDGNATAIEGVTGWHAFMEEAVANLKTLRNVSNEGNTTGIITDSMIEQAVSTDFFAIMFPEAAASDATTFGVPTATDSSPAFTGSAVQDLLMGGSLTWDDTINPQDTIDAIMATFPENLTEAKTLISAVRAENTPELSRFSVDDQGSIVYFLNNGDSFTRGQIQLVDFNDKTALIREGQNLYSGFGAAGLKQAQDGNVDNMQEAGSNGLGVIKQGALELSNVDLTNEFANMITTQRGFQAGSRIITVSDDILQEVVNLKR
- a CDS encoding flagellar basal body-associated FliL family protein; translated protein: MAEEQEASEAPKQSAKGGGGSGMIPALLVIVLMPVISFAMFKFMIIPMIKAELPEPGAEAPITAEDLEITVDDSHTEYKVSFEPVVTNVKGTSQTRFIQAVFTVYGTHPDFETMIDEKKDRLRDHADSVLGNLTLADLERREMKNIVRNQLREGFNHKIGKPIVEDISFSQFVVQ